CTGGTTATTATTAAGAAGCATCCGGAGACACATAGTGGCACGTATTGCAGGTATTAACTTACCATCACACAAACATGTTGAAATCGCGTTAACGTCGATTTACGGCATAGGTAAAACTCGTTCGCAAAAGATTTGTGACGCGGCTGGCATTGAAGGCTCTACGAAAGTAAGTGCCCTTAGCGAACCAGATGCAGAAAAATTGCGTTCCGAAGTTGCGAAATTCGAAGTTGAAGGTGATCTCCGCCGCGAAGTATCCATGAACATCAAGCGATTGATGGATCTAGGCTGCTATCGTGGTCTCCGTCACCGCCGCGGTCTGCCTTTGCGCGGCCAACGTACTAAAACTAATGCACGTACCCGTAAAGGTCCGCGTAAACCTATCAAGCGCTAAGCGCCAGCTTTTAATCCGTTAAAAGATCTGTTTTTGAGAGTTTAAAATGGCTAAATCACCTAGCAAATCGAAGAAGAAAGTTAAAAAGCATATTGTGGATGGCATTGCGCACATCCAAGCTTCTTTCAACAATACCATCGTTACTATTAGCGACCGTCACGGCAACGCCCTATGTTGGGCTACTGCTGGTGGATCAGGTTTTCGTGGTTCACGAAAAAGTACTCCATTCGCTGCTCAGGTTGCAGCTGACCGCTGTGGCAAGATGGCCCAAGAATTCGGCATGAAAAATTTGGAAGTTCGCGTTAAGGGCCCTGGTCCTGGTCGTGAATCTGCTGTTCGTGCATTGAATAACTGCGGGTTCGAAGTGACTCAGATTACTGATGTTACTCCAATCCCACATAATGGTTGTCGCCCTTCTAAGAAGCGTCGCGTATAACCCGTTCGATTCGGTGACTTTTTGAGTTTAATTTTCTTCGAAAATTAAAGGCCGCAGGCGCTAAGTTAGTTTTAGTGATTCTTGCTTAAAGGCTTAAAAAGTACGTCACACCGGTCGAGAGCAACTTTAAAGACAGAGAAAACAATAATGGCAAGATATATAGGCCCAACTTGTAAGTTGGCGCGTCGTGAAGGCACGGATTTATTCCTTAAGAGCCCAGCACGTTCGCTTGAATCAAAGTGTAAGATTGATAAGGTACCTGGAGCGAACGCACAGTCGCGTCGTCCACGTACTACTGTTTACGGTACTCAGCTCCGTGAAAAACAGAAAATGCGTCGAATCTACGGTGTATTAGAAAAGAAATTCCGTGCTTATTATGCTGAAGCAGCTCGGGTAAAAGGATCAACTGGTGAAAACCTATTAACGTTGTTGGAGTCTCGACTTGATAACGTTGTTTACCGTATGGGTTTTGCTGTAACACGTGCAGAAGCACGTCAACTGGTCAGCCATAAATCAATCAAAGTGAATGGGCAGATCGTGAACATTCCTTCGTTTCATGTGAACCCTGGTGACGAAATCGAAATTCGTGAGAAAGCCAAGAAGCAGCTTAGAATCAGTGCTGCGCTTGAAATTGCAGAGCAAATCGGCATCGCTGATTGGGTAAGCGTAGATTCTTCAGCGAAGAAAGGCGTTTTCCGAGCAGCTCCTGAACGAAACGAGTTGTCTGCAGGTATTGACGAGTCACTCGTAGTAGCACTTTACTCTAAGTAAGTTAGTTGGTCTTAAACGACGTTAAGTTGTTTAAGACCGCTGTTACTTAGACGAAATAATATTCTAAACATTGACCTGCGCTCCGCCAGAGGAGCTGGGTAAATAACGGAGATTTTCCATGTCAGAAACAATTGAACAGCTGCTTACCCCGCGTTTCGTTGATGTAAATACCGAGGACGGAGTACGTTCAAAAGTAGTGATCGAACCTTTAGAGCGCGGTTTTGGTTACACGTTAGGTAATGCTTTGCGTCGAATTTTGTTGTCTTGTATTCCAGGCGCAGCAATTACCGATGTAAAGATCGATGGTGTTTTACACGAGTACTCTTCAATCGAGGGCGTTCAAGAAGATGTCATTGACATTTTGTTGAACCTTAAAGGCGTTGCGATTAAGAAAGAGTTTGATGAGCCAGTTACATTAACGCTGACGTCGACAGGCGAAGGTGTGTTGACTGCAGGCGACATACAGACCGTTTCTGACGTTGAGATCGCTAATCCTGAGCACGTAATTGCTCATCTTTCTAAAGATGCTAAGTTTCATGCTGAGTTAACGGTGCGAAGTGGTCGCGGTTATCAAGTCTCTGAAGCTCGTAAGAGTGAGACTGAAGATAAAGAGATTGGCTTGATGCAACTCGATGCTACCTATAGTCCAGTGCTTAAGGTATCTTATTCAGTTGATGATGCTCGCGTAGAGCAACGTACCGACCTTGATAAGTTAACGCTTAATATCGAGACTAACGGCACGATCGATCCTGAAGACGCAATTCGCAAGGCAGCCACTGCGCTGAGCCAACAGATTCAGGTTTTTGTTAATCTGGAAGAAATTGCTGCTGTTGCGCACGAAGAGAAAGAGCCGGAAGTAGATCCTGTATTGCTTCGTCCGGTTGATGAGTTAGAGCTGACAGTTCGATCTGCGAACTGCTTGAAAGCCGAGAGCATTTACTACATCGGCGACTTGGTTCTACGCTCAGAGGTTGAGTTGATGAAAACTCCAAACTTGGGCAAGAAATCGCTCACCGAGATCAAAGATGTTCTAGCACAACGTGGACTTTCTTTGGGAATGCAATTACAAAATTGGCCGCCAGCTGCACTTCGTGTAGACAGCGATCGATAAGAATTAAACAATAGGACAGAGGTTTCTATCATGAGACATAGAAAATCAGGTCGTCAGTTCAACCGTAACTCCAGTCACCGCCAAGCGATGTTTCGCAATATGATGGTGTCTTTGTTGAAGCACGAGCAAATTAAAACCACAGTGGCTAAAGCCAAAGAACTGCGTATGTTTGTTGAGCCAGTCATTACCTTAGGTAAAGACGCTACGCTTGCGAATAAACGTAGTGCGTTTGCTAAGCTTCGCGATCGCGATATCGTTGCGAAATTGTTCGATAATATCGGCGAGCGTATGAAAGATCGTCCCGGTGGCTATACTCGTATTTTGAAATGCGGCAATCGCGCCGGCGATAATGCACCGATGGCGTATATTCAGTTGGTGGACTTCGATTTAGAAGCTCACGCTGCATTATTTGTGGATGACGAAGAAGAGTTCGAAGAGAACGCTGCTTAGTAACTGCAAGCGCAGAATGTTTTAAAAAGGGTCTACTTTGGTAGGCCCTTTTTTGATGTGTCGAGGGAATTGAAGGAGTGGTAGGGAACGGTAGCTAACACCATCGCTTTTGATTAGTGGGGCTGCATTTAATTAGTAGTTTTGTAGCAGATAGAAATGTTGGGAAATTCTGGAGTCATGCCTTACTATGGTTGGTATTCCAATCATGACCTGTGTTTAAAAAGCGCGATTATATTATGAGTAGCATAGCCGGCTTCGCAAGTTCTTTTATCACCTTCACCGTCGTCTTATTTGTTTTTCTAGTTGGTGTTTTGTTCGTTTATTTGATCGCGATTTACTTTATCGATAGAACTCAAACAGAGCATACAGTGCGGCGGAATTACCCGGTTATTGGTCGGTTTCGCTACATCTTCGAGCATTTAGGGGAGTTTTTTAGACAGTATTTCTTTGCAATGGATCGCGAAGAGATGCCCTTTAATCGAGCTCAAAGGTCTTGGGTTTACCGTGCCGCTAAGGATATAGATAGCACCGTGGCGTTCGGCTCGACTCGTGACCTGCGCCCAGAGGGCACGGTGATGTTTGTTAATTCTGCGTTTCCGCCGTTAACCGATGAGTCTTTGCCGCCGAAGCCTATAGTCGTAGGTGATGGGTTTTGTGCCAACCCTTTTACCAGCAGTGCCTTGGTGAATATATCCGGCATGAGTTTCGGGGCGATATCAAAGCCTGCTGTTTTGGCTCTTTCACATGGAGCAAAAAAAGCGGGATGTTGGATGAATACCGGCGAAGGCGGCTTGTCTCAGTATCACTTAGAAGGCGGTTGCGACATTGTCTTTCAGATTGGCACCGGTAAATTTGGTGTTCGCGACGAGTTTGGCGGGCTAAGCGAAGAGAAGCTTAAGGGTATCGCGGGGCATGACGTGGTTAAGATGTTTGAAATCAAATTAAGCCAGGGCGCTAAGCCTGGTAAAGGCGGCATGTTGCCAGGTGCCAAAGTGACTAAGGAGATTGCGAACATAAGAGGATTGGAGGTCGGGCAAGATGCGATTAGTCCAAACCGCCACCATGAATTAGAGAATAACGAGGATTTGCTCAACATGATTCAGCGAGTACGTCGAGTAACTGATAAACCGACCGGTTTTAAAGCGGTGATCTCCTCAATGGCTTGGTTGGATGACCTTTTTGAACTAATCAATCGACGTGGTTTAGATGCTGCGCCTGATTTTATTACCGTAGATAGTTGTGATGGCGGCACCGGGGCGGCACCTATGTCGTTAATGGATGACATGGGTTTGCCGGTCAAGGAAAGTCTGCCAATGTTGATTGATAAACTAAACGAGTATGGCCTTCGCGAGCGTATTAAAGTTAATGTCTCGGGTAAGATGATTAACCCAACTGAAGTCGCTTGGGCGCTGTGTATGGGAACTGATTTTGTATCGACAGCACGCGGTCCGATGTTCGCTTTGGGTTGTATTCAGGCATTGCAATGTAATAAAAACACCTGTCCAACCGGCATTACCACGCACGATAAAGATTTGCAAAAAGGCTTGGTCGTCGCGAGTAAGCAGAAGCGAGTTGCCAACTATATTAAGAACTTAGAGAAGGAAATTCGTATTATTGCGAATTCGTGTGGGGTTCGGCGACCACGCGACCTAAATCGAACACACGCACGAGTAGTGGTATCGCATGGGCGATCGAAAACGCTAGCGGAGCTGTACCCCGAAATTTCTAAAGACTAATGACGCTAATTCGTTTGCTGCAATAGACGTGATTTTGCGTGTTCGCTTAGGCGCCGGCATTTTATCAAAATGCGCGATTAACTGAAAATTCAGCTAAATCAATCAATGCGGTTTTATGTGGCGACTCCGGTAGAATTTTAAGAGCGGTTTGCGCAAGGTCGGCTTGTTCGCGAGCCACTCGAGCCGTATAAGCCAACGAACCGGTTCGTTCGATAATGGCTAGCACCGCATCCAAATTCTCTCGACTGGCGTTCGTGATGGCTTCAACTAACAGCTTACGGTCATTGCCGGTTGAACGCTCAATGGCATTGATCAAAGGTAGTGTTGGTTTGCCTTCAGCTAAATCATCTCCGACATTTTTCCCCATAGCTTCCGCGTTAGCGGTGTAGTCCATAATGTCGTCCATCAATTGAAACGCTGTACCAAGGTGCAAGCCGTAGGCTGCCATTGCTTCTTCAACGGGTCTGGATTGGTGTGTAATAACCGCGCCTAGTTGAGTTGCGGCTTCGAACAAAATTGCCGTTTTAGACTGAATTGTTTCCATGTATTGCGCTTCGGTGGTATCTGCCGAACCGCAATTAATCAGTTGCATCACCTCGCCTTCTGCGATTTGATTGGTGGTGCGCGACAAGATTTCCATGACACGCATGCTGCCGACCTCTACCATCATTTGAAAGGCCCGTGAATAGAGATAATCACCAACCAGAACACTGGCCGCGTTACCGAATAATTCATTCGCTGTCTCACGACCGCGACGTAGCGCGGATTCGTCGACGACGTCGTCATGCAGAAGCGTTGCTGTATGGATAAACTCCACAATGGCCGCTAGTAGAGTTTGTTCAGCAGTGGTAGTAGTTAGTTCGGGATTGCTCGCCTTTGCTGCGAGTAGCAATGATACCGGCCGTAGACGCTTGCCACCGGCTTGAATAATGTAAGCACCTAACTGATTAATTAGCGCAACCTCGCTGTTGAGGTTATCGATAATGGTGCGATTAACCAGAGCCATATCGTCCTTGACTAGATCAATAATGACTTTGATATCTATGCTTGGTGACGCGATGTCACTAATGGGTGAGCGTTTTAGGGTCATAGGTCGAGATTATAGCCTAGTCGAATGAAAATCCTTCTATTTTGAGTCAAATCTCGTGCCAAACTAAGCGTTGAGCAAAAGCTAACTAAATTGCGGTTAGTTGGTTGACCTTGATGTGTAGAGGAACTAGAATTCGCCTCCTGTTCGCTGGGTCCGTTAAAAGGAAGAAAGTTGCGGTAGCGGTTGTTACCAATCCCCTTCAGAACGCCAAATGGTCGAAAGATCGGAGAATCATTATGTACGCGGTAATTAAAACCGGCGGTAAGCAATACCGTGTCGCTGTAGGCGACAAACTGAAA
This sequence is a window from Arenicella xantha. Protein-coding genes within it:
- the rpsM gene encoding 30S ribosomal protein S13 encodes the protein MARIAGINLPSHKHVEIALTSIYGIGKTRSQKICDAAGIEGSTKVSALSEPDAEKLRSEVAKFEVEGDLRREVSMNIKRLMDLGCYRGLRHRRGLPLRGQRTKTNARTRKGPRKPIKR
- a CDS encoding FMN-binding glutamate synthase family protein — protein: MSSIAGFASSFITFTVVLFVFLVGVLFVYLIAIYFIDRTQTEHTVRRNYPVIGRFRYIFEHLGEFFRQYFFAMDREEMPFNRAQRSWVYRAAKDIDSTVAFGSTRDLRPEGTVMFVNSAFPPLTDESLPPKPIVVGDGFCANPFTSSALVNISGMSFGAISKPAVLALSHGAKKAGCWMNTGEGGLSQYHLEGGCDIVFQIGTGKFGVRDEFGGLSEEKLKGIAGHDVVKMFEIKLSQGAKPGKGGMLPGAKVTKEIANIRGLEVGQDAISPNRHHELENNEDLLNMIQRVRRVTDKPTGFKAVISSMAWLDDLFELINRRGLDAAPDFITVDSCDGGTGAAPMSLMDDMGLPVKESLPMLIDKLNEYGLRERIKVNVSGKMINPTEVAWALCMGTDFVSTARGPMFALGCIQALQCNKNTCPTGITTHDKDLQKGLVVASKQKRVANYIKNLEKEIRIIANSCGVRRPRDLNRTHARVVVSHGRSKTLAELYPEISKD
- the rpsK gene encoding 30S ribosomal protein S11, with protein sequence MAKSPSKSKKKVKKHIVDGIAHIQASFNNTIVTISDRHGNALCWATAGGSGFRGSRKSTPFAAQVAADRCGKMAQEFGMKNLEVRVKGPGPGRESAVRALNNCGFEVTQITDVTPIPHNGCRPSKKRRV
- a CDS encoding DNA-directed RNA polymerase subunit alpha encodes the protein MSETIEQLLTPRFVDVNTEDGVRSKVVIEPLERGFGYTLGNALRRILLSCIPGAAITDVKIDGVLHEYSSIEGVQEDVIDILLNLKGVAIKKEFDEPVTLTLTSTGEGVLTAGDIQTVSDVEIANPEHVIAHLSKDAKFHAELTVRSGRGYQVSEARKSETEDKEIGLMQLDATYSPVLKVSYSVDDARVEQRTDLDKLTLNIETNGTIDPEDAIRKAATALSQQIQVFVNLEEIAAVAHEEKEPEVDPVLLRPVDELELTVRSANCLKAESIYYIGDLVLRSEVELMKTPNLGKKSLTEIKDVLAQRGLSLGMQLQNWPPAALRVDSDR
- the rpsD gene encoding 30S ribosomal protein S4, with product MARYIGPTCKLARREGTDLFLKSPARSLESKCKIDKVPGANAQSRRPRTTVYGTQLREKQKMRRIYGVLEKKFRAYYAEAARVKGSTGENLLTLLESRLDNVVYRMGFAVTRAEARQLVSHKSIKVNGQIVNIPSFHVNPGDEIEIREKAKKQLRISAALEIAEQIGIADWVSVDSSAKKGVFRAAPERNELSAGIDESLVVALYSK
- the rplQ gene encoding 50S ribosomal protein L17; amino-acid sequence: MRHRKSGRQFNRNSSHRQAMFRNMMVSLLKHEQIKTTVAKAKELRMFVEPVITLGKDATLANKRSAFAKLRDRDIVAKLFDNIGERMKDRPGGYTRILKCGNRAGDNAPMAYIQLVDFDLEAHAALFVDDEEEFEENAA
- a CDS encoding polyprenyl synthetase family protein, producing MDIKVIIDLVKDDMALVNRTIIDNLNSEVALINQLGAYIIQAGGKRLRPVSLLLAAKASNPELTTTTAEQTLLAAIVEFIHTATLLHDDVVDESALRRGRETANELFGNAASVLVGDYLYSRAFQMMVEVGSMRVMEILSRTTNQIAEGEVMQLINCGSADTTEAQYMETIQSKTAILFEAATQLGAVITHQSRPVEEAMAAYGLHLGTAFQLMDDIMDYTANAEAMGKNVGDDLAEGKPTLPLINAIERSTGNDRKLLVEAITNASRENLDAVLAIIERTGSLAYTARVAREQADLAQTALKILPESPHKTALIDLAEFSVNRAF